The sequence below is a genomic window from Tubulanus polymorphus chromosome 1, tnTubPoly1.2, whole genome shotgun sequence.
aatggtccaaaaagttattcaatcgcatttttctcgttcattatctggtagatgagagcgggttaaacaatcgcgtagcgatatgtccgcattgacattggcagtaaagattggggaacagcctcttctgaatagaaaaactattaaaaattatgtacctccggtttataaatatcacagtGTTTGGATATCACTGTTATTCCAACTATCAGTATCCATGGGATCATTTGGGATTAATTCTCGTATGTGATCGTGCGGGAATGCCTTTACTAAAGTAAAAACCATTTCACGATGACACGAAACATCGAACGGTAAACGGTAGGCTACCaccatgatacgatatcaccaataaagaaagatcattttattcaattttaccagagttgtttattggaggaaaatatcattgttaagtacGCCGAGAACAACCATGTTGTATTATCAATCATTTGACTGACATAGTAAAATTTGATTCGGCAATATTCTAATATAAGTTTTCGTTTAGGACGCCCTACACGCCTGCTGCGCACTCATGAGGCGGTAGCACCCTCTTATGCACTCGGCAGAGATTCGCTTTGTAATGCGCGCCgggaaaaaataccttttattatcttgtccatgcgttaaacaacagtgattgaatttacgcgttgtttgtcgtaaattgcaatattgccatggttatttgccgctgCTGTAGTTTTTTGGAATTAAATCGAGCGGCCTCtgtagctcagtgagataaggtgTGATGCTGTTGAATCCACTATCAATGCTCAGttacaagtgggttcgagtcctgcttgCTGTGAACAGTGTGCGGGCAtcacttcaaaggccgtaccgtcgtgaggttaaataaacaatccaataggaatagtattgggaaaccaagatccaaacgacgtacgtaaagccaaacaaacaaaaagacaaacaaacaatcatcagccggcctcagtgacaccaacgccggcatcgctctctgtgacgttttgcatgcgtacatgcatcagagcttggagctctaagatcagagggtcttgcaattgcattcagaaaaatcgttctgtttttgttttcattattcagtggggcctaacagttcatgcgtaaaaatgggtttttgtatccaaatcttgaatgatataaatatcttggctgggacatgatggaaaacatcagtttaactagtttcgtctttttaacagaatcgcattaatgaggtttaacagtacaaatagcctaggctaaatcgttcggcagaaaataaattcattttcaggaataaaatcgtactagacaaatagacctttaagtctgtggtcctcccaatcaacatcgtcatagaagatttgccggcagatgtaaaacattataaccactaaataccacagtataatctaccaatgcttcaaggcacatgggcctcttgtttcGATTGTTGCCCAGGCTCAAGGCCAAATTTGTGAAATTGAACCTTGTGAAATTGATAAGTTTTTCTAATAGTTggtaaaaaataataatactcCGGTAGTATTTATGAGGCTTGTGGCGTTACATCCAGCCAGGCTGCTCATAGGCACTCTACAGATATCCTTCCGTTGTATTTGATACCCAGCTGTATCTTTTAAACCCAACAGCCaactccctggggagaagtaacttGGGAGgtatctatcaggccaggtagcCATTTAATCCTGTGTTTGGACAAGCAACGAGGAAAAGTGTCATGTGCTGTTAGGGTATTTGCCCGGGGACTCTATGGTGATGTACGCAATTTAAATGACCCAACGACCCTGCTTAAACGTTGTTTCGTTTCATTTTCAGACCGCTTGGCTGCTTCGCGCTGTTACGTGCATCGATCTCACGACCCTTTCTGGCGATGACACGTGCGCGAACGTACAACGACTTTGTTACAAAGCCAAACAGCCGATCAGAGAAGATCTACtcaaatcattagaaatgacGAACAAAGGTAAGATTTGACATTTAGCTCTGTGTTTGTGAATTATAGAACCACAAAGCTCCGGTGAAAGTTGTTTCCAATGAAACGGGCGCTATACCAATGtttgacattattatcatctgATGCAGCCAtcgaatatattttcttgattAAGTGCAATCAGTTGTTCATCTTTAAATATATCCTATCCATCTTATGGGCTTGTCCAGGGAagtcctttttcattcctcgacCCACTGAATGCCAcataagatattttatgttcggggTTTCTTAGTTGTAATTTGAGGAGCGAGACGAGAAAAGGCCCTTCAACCATTAAACTCTGCCACCACCAGTATCCAGTATTCTATTGCATGAACCCTGCAGGCAGTGAAAGTCCGACATCGTAAACTCCTGGGCCCCTTAAAAGAGCACTCCTGGACCCATTTTTTGTTGTCCTTTAATTAAATTTCACTAATTTGTTAGTTTAGGATGTTAAGTTATCCACAATATGACCAGATCCACACTGGTAAACCCGGTGCCCATATCCAATTTTGGAATGttttcatatagaaaaactcACTAGCTGACTAATTATGCCCTACGAAATTAATGACTAGTggatttttgaattgaaatcatttcatttgatatCTCAATGTATGACGTCAACCGATGAGCACCGACAGGTTCCGTAATTATGGTACTGAtgttatatatattacaaaaaactCCAAAAGCATCAACTTATAGATTAtaatcaaacttattcatGATTTGTAGGTATATCTTGTGGTGCGGTTTGCGTCTATCCAAATCGTGTACCCGAAGCCGTGAGATTTCTAAAAGAAGCCGGAGCTAGTCACATACCAGTTGCATCAGGTATCATTACCGTATTACGAGTATCGATCAAATCTACGAACCTGTATTCCAGGAAATTTATTCTGTCAAAGTTTGTTTTAACGACATCCTatcatttacaatatataccgATGCCTACTTTGGAGTGGCGTGGCCTAAAAGTTAAGGCGTTGGCTTCTCAATCGAGATGTCCAGTGTTCGAACCCCGGCTATGCTGTAGTGTCCTTAGGCAAGGCATTAATTCACACTTGCTACCGGCTGACGACGCCTGATCGTGATTTGCTGATCGGTGTTGtatctccccagggagagtaAGACTGCTATGGAATGGTAACAGAAGCTGGGTAATAATAATCAGGTTTGACAGCGCAGCTGAACTTTGTACACAGGTACATGGAAAGAGGCGCTATCAAATTTGTGTTTATTATTACTTAGCACCAACATTTTTCCAAGAACTAAGTGCTACCTGACCTTactgaaattcaataaagatATCATTGTGCATACGTAATGCCTAGTTTCAACTATGGCTTTTTTATTGACTTCTAAGCTGTAGTTGTTACCATAGAAGTTACTAAGGGATTTTGATAACTGACTGAGTTGAGAAATGAAACAATTCACTCAGCAATTAGAAGGTGCTATGTTGTCTCCTAAGAATTAGTATACAAGAGCAACAGGTTTAAGAAGGTATGGTAATAAATCATATCACACGGTGCATCTTCTATCTTCAGTGGCAACTGGTTTTCCAGCCGGTCAAACTCCATTGCAGTGTCGTCTCGCCGAAATTCGCTGGGCCGTGGAGCACGGTGCTAAAGAGATCGATATCGTGATAAACAGGACGTATGCTTTGGCTGGTAACTGGAGAGGTAAGTCAGATGAATCAATTATGTATGAGTACTTTAACCCATCTAGTGTATTTTGTTGTTTCACTGATTAATGCGATGATCGAGTGGGTCCTGCCTGCCTGTGCAAGTTTATGGTGTTAATTTGAAGCCTGGACCCATCCCTTAAAACACTAAATACTTCTGACCATTTACAAGTTGTGCTCATGAAGGCTTCACTAGTGTTTGTTCCGGGAAACTAACTTGAAAACTAAGCTTCAATGGTATTATTGGAATTATGATTTTCGAATTGTAGAAGGCCATATACTATAGGACTCGGGGGTAGTGTATCTATATGGCCTTttacaatttgaaattatggATGTGGTCAGCATTCAAATTGTCCGAATATATTATGGATTTCATGACCTGGCATTTACATATTTATAGGAGTGTATATTGAGGTAAAACAAATGAGGGAAGCTTGTGGCGAGGCTCATATGAAGACAATACTTGCTACTGGTGAACTAGGTTCACTCACTAATGTTTACAAGGCTAGTATGGTGTGTATGCAAGCAGGTTAGTACCGTCTACTTACTGTATTCTTCCAAGTGGTTGAATTAAGAGAGTTCCTTTTTGCATCGtgaatattttatgtattcaGGGGCCGGatccatagtcgagacttatccaaaagtggtcttaaatcttaagacttgtcttaagttgttagattagctatagaacgaAGAtagtcttcgactggtcttaagtctaagccatgactatggaaccagccCCAGTAAACTTTGCCCTACTCAGTAGCATTGGGACTGAATATATCACGGAGTCGATCAAATGAATTGCAAATCAGGCAATTGttaaaaaatttacagattttaCCAGTTTTCTGATCTTCTTAGCTGGTAAACAGATAAATTTTACCAGTCCAAAGATGGCTG
It includes:
- the LOC141903044 gene encoding deoxyribose-phosphate aldolase-like, with protein sequence MAARNPGCDFDPTWFESVDINLPAVKRRAATLGTRRTVKKQWQTAWLLRAVTCIDLTTLSGDDTCANVQRLCYKAKQPIREDLLKSLEMTNKGISCGAVCVYPNRVPEAVRFLKEAGASHIPVASVATGFPAGQTPLQCRLAEIRWAVEHGAKEIDIVINRTYALAGNWRGVYIEVKQMREACGEAHMKTILATGELGSLTNVYKASMVCMQAGADFIKTSTGKEGVNAILPVGIVMVRAIRDFFQRTGYKIGFKPAGGIRSAKDACTWLSMMKEELGDEWMRNDLFRIGASSLLTDIERQIFHCVTGRYAAAHELAMA